From the Polaromonas sp. JS666 genome, the window CGGGTTTGCCGATGATCAGGGCGTTGGCGCCCTCGGTGATGAATTTGAGGGTGTGCAACTCGAAGCAAGCCTGCCTGGGAACCTTGGGGTTAAAGCGCCAGTCAAAGTCAGTCAGGCTCAAGCGTTCATCGAGTCCGGATTGTTTGAACCGGCGCTCTGTTAAACGCGAGCGGCGCCGATCGAGTTCATCCTGGAGCAGGGAGGCGAAGGTGTCGAGGAACGGCTCCTGGGAGCTTTGGGCCTGCATGACGCGGGTGTTCAAGGTGGTGGCAATGCCAGACAGGCGCAGTTCGCGCAGGGCACGTTCAATCTCAGTGAGGGTCATGGGAATATCTCTGTCAAAAATGAAGATGAATGGGGGGTTATGACTGGGCGCTGCAGCGGGCAAAAAGGTCTGCGTACTCATCAGGGCTTCGGATGAGGTGGTGCTCCTGAGTCAGGGGCAGTTCGGCCTGGGCGGGGGGAGTTTCTGGCGAAGAATCGATGGCGGCCAGGGCGTCCGCCACGAGCCGCTCGGTGAGCGCCTTGACGTGCTTGTAGCTGTAAAGGCCATCATTCAGGGCGCGCTCGCATGCGGAGTTGACCAGGCGGTGCGGGTAGGTCCGGCCCAGGCCCACGATGCCCCAGAGCTTGCGCTGGCCCACACGCCCCTCAATGCCAAAGAGCATCTCGCACAGCCGATGTGCCTGGGGGCCAATGTCCTTGGCCTGGTTGAGGATGTACAGGGTCTCACGCGATGGGTTGAAGACGCGCTCCTCATTGGGCAGGATCACCGATCCTGGGCGCTGGGCGCGGGGGTGGGTACGCAGCAGGGATTTGGACTGGAGGTCACGAATCTCGATGCGGTGCTCGAAGATGCGCACCAGAACAAGGGAGCCAATGGGGGCCGGGCGCGCGGCATAGCTGCTGTGGTCAACGCGCACGCAGGTGTCGTCGTAGACGGTGCGCTGGGACTCGGTGAAATACTGCATGCCCACGATGGGCAGGGCTTGCAAGTGGGGCTTCTCTTCTTCGAACATGGCCTGTACTTGGCGGCGCTCACTGCCGTGGATACGGGTGGCGGCCCAGGTCACTTCCCAGTGCTCAAGGAAGTCGTTTTGCTCTTCGATGGTCTCAAAGCGACGGCCCTTGAGGGCGGTCGCCTGGGTGTGGCCGATGGCGTTCTCGACGGTGCCTTTGCGATTCGGATCTCGTACGCGGGCGGGGTCACCCACGACGTCGTAGTGCTTGAGCGCGGCGGCGTAGACCGGGTTGAGCTCGGGCTCGTGGATGTCGGGCTTGAGCACGCCTTCCTTCAGGTTGTCCAGCACCACGTATCTGCAACACCCACCGAAGTAGCGCCATGCCTGCTCATGCAGTCGGGCCCACGTCTCCTGGCTGGACTTCCAGACCACGCGGCGAAAGCTGCGCCGGGAGTAGCGCAGGGTCGCCACGAACAGGCGGGGTTTACGGTAGCGGGTGGTTCCAAGCACGCGGGTGGGCGCGCCCTCGCCGTAGTCGACCTGCATCTCCTCGCCGGGCGAAAACTCCAGGCGGTCGAACTGTTCGGGCTCGCGGTAGCGCAGCTTGGCGGTAAAGCGCTTGACGGCGTTGTAGGCACCCTTGAAGCCGAACTGATCGACCAGGTCCTGGTAGATGGCCATGGCGTTGCGTTTGAGGCGCAACTGGGCCTCGACGTAGTCCCGGTAGGGCTCGCAGATGGATGCGCTGGTCAACGGTTCAGGTAATGGAGTCGGTGGCCAGGGTGGAGCAGTTTGAATTGGCGCGCTGGACTGATCACGAGCCGTGTCAGGGTTCTGACTGTCGAACTGCTTCTTGTAGGCCGGTATCGTGTGGCGCGAAATGCCTGTGGCGCGCTCAATCTGGCGTTGGGTGGACCCGGCTTTAAGCAGGGTCCAAATGGTGGTTTGCAAATGCAGTTTCAAGACGTTCACTCCGGTTATCCCCTCAAAGGTGAGGGGGTGAAAGTAACGT encodes:
- the istA gene encoding IS21 family transposase — translated: MNVLKLHLQTTIWTLLKAGSTQRQIERATGISRHTIPAYKKQFDSQNPDTARDQSSAPIQTAPPWPPTPLPEPLTSASICEPYRDYVEAQLRLKRNAMAIYQDLVDQFGFKGAYNAVKRFTAKLRYREPEQFDRLEFSPGEEMQVDYGEGAPTRVLGTTRYRKPRLFVATLRYSRRSFRRVVWKSSQETWARLHEQAWRYFGGCCRYVVLDNLKEGVLKPDIHEPELNPVYAAALKHYDVVGDPARVRDPNRKGTVENAIGHTQATALKGRRFETIEEQNDFLEHWEVTWAATRIHGSERRQVQAMFEEEKPHLQALPIVGMQYFTESQRTVYDDTCVRVDHSSYAARPAPIGSLVLVRIFEHRIEIRDLQSKSLLRTHPRAQRPGSVILPNEERVFNPSRETLYILNQAKDIGPQAHRLCEMLFGIEGRVGQRKLWGIVGLGRTYPHRLVNSACERALNDGLYSYKHVKALTERLVADALAAIDSSPETPPAQAELPLTQEHHLIRSPDEYADLFARCSAQS